One part of the Acetoanaerobium sticklandii genome encodes these proteins:
- a CDS encoding flavodoxin family protein: MKILGISCGRKMSNTEILVKEALMGAEELGAEVEFVRLQDLNLKPCTGCNACVVSLMEKGGTGDCVIRDDDFKFIDEKIMDCDGIIVGSPIYEKTPSGQLKILNDRMGPSHDVAMRMIAKKIREQKNITTGNGPDERSFKTRAASLIAVGGSEWDNLALPMLHLFTLSMQMEVVDKMLVNWVALPGMVALKDDELARARKSGRHVAKTLMKPIEEAEYIGEEGMCPLCHSKLLEVRNGDSNYPIICGICGVKGTLSVVDNKVKFEVKEEDKAHSHIRLSGKFEHCDELKNVSLKPAPNVHELPQRLEKYKTYLTPSRPIS, translated from the coding sequence ATGAAGATACTAGGAATAAGCTGTGGAAGAAAAATGAGTAATACCGAGATTCTTGTAAAAGAAGCCTTGATGGGCGCAGAAGAGTTAGGCGCTGAAGTAGAGTTTGTACGTCTACAGGATTTGAATCTCAAGCCTTGTACAGGATGTAATGCCTGTGTAGTAAGCCTTATGGAAAAAGGTGGAACAGGAGATTGCGTCATAAGAGATGATGATTTCAAGTTCATAGATGAAAAAATTATGGACTGTGACGGAATAATTGTTGGCTCACCAATATATGAAAAAACTCCAAGCGGACAGTTAAAAATACTAAACGATAGAATGGGACCTTCTCACGATGTGGCTATGAGAATGATAGCTAAAAAAATCCGTGAACAAAAAAATATAACTACAGGAAATGGTCCAGACGAAAGATCTTTTAAAACTAGAGCTGCATCTCTAATAGCAGTGGGAGGAAGTGAATGGGATAATTTAGCCTTGCCAATGCTTCATTTGTTTACTTTATCAATGCAAATGGAAGTTGTAGACAAGATGCTAGTAAACTGGGTAGCTCTTCCAGGTATGGTAGCACTTAAGGATGATGAGCTAGCAAGAGCTAGAAAATCTGGACGTCATGTTGCAAAGACGTTGATGAAGCCTATAGAGGAAGCTGAATATATAGGAGAAGAAGGTATGTGTCCACTTTGTCATTCAAAATTACTAGAAGTTAGAAATGGGGATAGTAATTATCCTATTATATGTGGAATTTGTGGAGTTAAAGGAACACTTAGCGTTGTTGATAATAAGGTTAAGTTTGAAGTTAAAGAGGAAGACAAAGCTCATTCGCATATTAGACTTTCTGGTAAATTTGAGCATTGCGATGAACTAAAAAATGTTTCACTAAAACCAGCACCAAATGTGCATGAACTACCTCAAAGGTTAGAAAAATATAAAACCTATTTAACTCCTTCAAGACCTATAAGTTAA
- a CDS encoding bifunctional enoyl-CoA hydratase/phosphate acetyltransferase: MEYKSFDDLIKKVQNLDSMKKVAVVSAQDEHTLEAVFKAKKDNIVEPILIGNKKKIIEILSGLHESVLEESIINVESDSEAAEKAVELINENKADFIMKGKIQTADLLRAVVNKENGLRTGKVMSHIVIHEIPTYHKLLAVTDGGMMMYPSLDEKKQILENAVSTFLALGYENPKVAVLAAVETVNPKMQESVDADMLKKLNIKGEIKNCIVEGPISYDLTMSKESASIKGFVSPVTGEADIIVVPNITVGNILGKSLVYSAGAKMAGFIVGAKVPIVLTSRGSTSEEKYLSLALSASAVK; encoded by the coding sequence ATGGAATATAAAAGCTTTGATGACTTAATTAAAAAAGTTCAAAACTTAGATTCAATGAAAAAAGTAGCAGTAGTTTCAGCTCAAGATGAACACACTTTAGAAGCAGTTTTTAAGGCAAAAAAAGATAATATAGTAGAGCCTATTTTAATAGGAAACAAGAAAAAAATAATAGAGATTCTAAGTGGGTTACATGAAAGTGTGCTAGAGGAATCTATTATAAATGTAGAAAGTGATTCAGAAGCGGCAGAAAAAGCAGTAGAGCTGATAAATGAAAATAAAGCTGATTTTATTATGAAGGGTAAAATTCAAACAGCGGATTTATTAAGAGCAGTTGTAAATAAAGAAAATGGACTAAGAACTGGAAAGGTTATGTCACATATAGTTATTCATGAAATTCCTACATATCACAAGCTTCTTGCAGTAACAGATGGTGGAATGATGATGTATCCAAGCCTTGATGAGAAAAAGCAGATTTTAGAAAACGCTGTAAGTACATTTTTAGCACTTGGTTATGAAAATCCCAAAGTAGCTGTATTGGCAGCTGTTGAAACTGTGAATCCTAAAATGCAAGAATCTGTGGATGCAGATATGCTTAAAAAATTGAATATAAAAGGTGAAATAAAAAACTGCATAGTAGAAGGGCCTATATCCTATGACTTAACAATGAGCAAGGAATCAGCAAGTATTAAAGGCTTTGTGAGCCCTGTAACTGGTGAAGCTGATATTATTGTGGTTCCAAATATAACTGTAGGAAATATTCTAGGAAAGTCTTTAGTGTATTCTGCTGGAGCAAAAATGGCAGGTTTTATAGTTGGAGCAAAGGTTCCAATAGTTTTAACCTCGAGAGGTT